A region of Vigna radiata var. radiata cultivar VC1973A chromosome 10, Vradiata_ver6, whole genome shotgun sequence DNA encodes the following proteins:
- the LOC106775315 gene encoding transcription factor bHLH148-like: protein MSSSLMPNPTDRSRDSHRPKKKKKSPAKPQSHQDHSHATWKTHAQQNLYSSKLHQALARVNISADTPRRGRAVREAADRVLAVAARGRTRWSRAILTNRLKLKFRKTPHRRPKVVGPPRPKKPRFSVLRLKGKTLPSVQRKVRVLGRLVPGCRKEPLPIILEEAIDYIPALEMQVRAMADLARLLLGSSSPSSSSSAAASTSAPSS from the coding sequence ATGTCCTCCTCTCTCATGCCAAACCCAACCGATCGCTCGCGTGACTCTCACCgcccaaagaagaagaagaaatcccCCGCCAAGCCCCAATCCCACCAAGACCACTCCCACGCCACATGGAAAACCCACGCGCAGCAGAACCTATATTCCTCCAAGCTCCACCAGGCCCTCGCGCGTGTCAACATCTCCGCCGACACGCCCCGCCGTGGCAGGGCCGTCCGTGAGGCCGCCGACAGAGTCCTCGCCGTCGCCGCCCGCGGGAGGACGCGCTGGAGCCGTGCCATCCTCACCAACCGGCTCAAGCTCAAGTTCAGGAAGACACCGCACAGGCGACCCAAGGTGGTTGGCCCGCCCCGCCCCAAGAAGCCCCGCTTCAGCGTCCTCCGTCTCAAGGGAAAAACCCTTCCCTCCGTTCAGCGCAAAGTTAGAGTCCTCGGCCGGTTGGTTCCCGGTTGCAGAAAAGAACCCCTTCCGATCATTCTCGAAGAAGCCATCGATTACATACCCGCGCTCGAGATGCAGGTTCGCGCCATGGCGGATCTCGCTCGATTACTCCTGGGCTCCTcctctccctcttcctcttcttccgcCGCCGCATCAACCTCCGCGCCGTCGAGTTGA